From the Peromyscus leucopus breed LL Stock chromosome 8b, UCI_PerLeu_2.1, whole genome shotgun sequence genome, one window contains:
- the Pmm2 gene encoding phosphomannomutase 2, which yields MAALCLFDVDGTLTAPRQKITKEMDGFLRTLRQKTKIGVVGGSDFEKVQEQLGNDVIEKYDYVFPENGLVAYKDGKLLCKQSIQGHLGEAVIQDLINYCLSYIAKIKLPKKRGTFIEFRNGMLNVSPIGRSCSQEERIEFYELDKKENIRQKFVADLRKEFAGKGLTFSIGGQISFDVFPDGWDKRYCLRHLEHDGYKTIYFFGDKTMPGGNDHEIFTDPRTVGYTVTAPEDTRRICEELFP from the exons ATGGCCGCGCTCTGCCTCTTCGATGTGGATGGGACCCTGACTGCCCCGCGGCAG aaaattacaaaagaaatggATGGCTTCCTACGAACATTGAGGCAGAAGACCAAAATTGGAGTGGTAGGTGGGTCGGATTTTGAGAAAGTGCAAGAGCAACTGGGAAATGATG TGATTGAGAAGTATGATTATGTGTTTCCAGAGAATGGCTTGGTAGCATACAAAGATGGGAAGCTTTTGTGTAAACAG AGTATTCAAGGTCATCTGGGCGAGGCAGTGATCCAGGACCTCATCAACTACTGTCTGAGCTACATTGCAAAAATTAAACTCCCTAAGAAAAG GGGAACTTTCATCGAATTCCGAAATGGCATGTTGAATGTGTCCCCTATTGGAAGAAGCTGCAGCCAAGAGGAACGAATTGAATTCTACGAACTTGATAAA aaagaaaatatacgACAAAAATTTGTAGCAGACCTGAGGAAGGAGTTCGCAGGGAAAGGTCTCACTTTCTCTATAG GTGGCCAAATCAGCTTTGACGTCTTCCCTGATGGATGGGACAAGCGGTATTGCCTGAGACACCTAGAACATGATGGTTACAAGACCATCTATTTCTTTGGAGACAAGACTATGCCG GGTGGCAATGACCATGAGATCTTCACAGACCCCAGAACtgtgggctacacagtgacagcACCTGAAGACACACGCAGGATCTGTGAGGAGCTCTTCCCTTAA